From Deferrisoma camini S3R1, the proteins below share one genomic window:
- a CDS encoding ATP-binding response regulator, with amino-acid sequence MDLTIQNPRPRPDRGATTRLLVIDDDPAMVRFVELFLEPEGFQVIGALSGAEGIEQARLRSPDAVLLDLILPDMEGWEVLRALKARPETSGVPVVVVSARTGPEDRMRSLDLGADDLVAKPFDIRELQARIASAVSRVRQQALQTEAEKITTLRRVVASVSHEVNNPLAAILMCAEALERKHPDDPDVVKKSRTIQSNVLRIRDILKKLERIRAVVSKPYVAGERILEIDDVEEEP; translated from the coding sequence GTGGACCTGACCATCCAGAACCCGCGGCCGAGACCCGACCGGGGGGCCACGACCCGGCTTCTGGTCATCGACGACGACCCGGCCATGGTGCGGTTCGTCGAGCTGTTCCTCGAGCCCGAGGGGTTCCAGGTGATCGGGGCGCTGTCCGGCGCCGAGGGGATCGAGCAGGCCCGGCTTCGGTCGCCGGACGCCGTGCTCCTTGACCTCATCCTCCCCGACATGGAGGGCTGGGAGGTCCTGCGGGCCCTCAAGGCCCGGCCCGAGACCTCCGGGGTTCCGGTGGTGGTGGTCAGCGCCCGCACCGGGCCGGAGGACCGGATGCGCAGCCTCGACCTGGGGGCCGACGACCTGGTGGCCAAGCCGTTCGACATCCGGGAGCTCCAGGCCCGGATCGCGTCGGCCGTGTCCCGGGTGCGCCAGCAGGCGCTCCAGACCGAGGCCGAGAAGATCACCACGCTGCGCCGGGTTGTGGCCAGCGTGTCCCACGAGGTCAACAACCCCCTGGCCGCCATCCTGATGTGCGCCGAGGCCCTGGAGCGCAAGCACCCGGACGACCCGGACGTGGTGAAGAAGAGCCGCACCATCCAGTCCAACGTCCTGCGCATCCGCGACATCCTCAAGAAGCTCGAGCGCATCCGGGCCGTGGTGTCCAAACCCTACGTGGCCGGGGAGCGGATCCTGGAGATCGACGACGTCGAGGAGGAGCCGTGA
- the xseA gene encoding exodeoxyribonuclease VII large subunit: MWNVSELVGRVRQAVENGVGSAWVRGEVRNLRIPSSGHAYFTLGDGAAQIRAVCFRSTLRLQSVALADGMEVLAWGRVGVYEPRGDLQLVVDLLEPLTGQGALLREFEARKRRLAAEGWFSADRKRPIPSLPRAVGVVTSPTGAALRDVVQVLGRRAPGIRVVVSPASVQGDGAARELREALEAAAALPGVDVVLLVRGGGSLEDLWPFNDEDLVRAVARSPVPVITGVGHETDVTLVDFAADLRAPTPSAAAELAAGEWSRWVETLRRHEARLNQAVAARLRELRARLGAADPTRRPPRFLVDRLRLRVDGLADRAGAAVDRRVGEARQGLSGLELRLRAGDPRARLGRWRERVSQLSMRLHRGMAEGVDRRRRTVTALANRAEALGPYRVLARGYALVRDEAGRVVRDAGGCRLGQPLAVTLARGGLDVEVTGVTGPADDGARLSLGQGRGPDSGRARSRA, from the coding sequence GTGTGGAACGTCTCGGAGCTGGTGGGGCGCGTCCGGCAGGCCGTGGAGAACGGGGTGGGCTCGGCGTGGGTCCGGGGGGAGGTGCGCAACCTTCGGATCCCGTCGTCGGGCCACGCCTACTTCACCCTGGGGGACGGGGCGGCGCAGATCCGGGCCGTGTGCTTCCGGTCCACCCTGCGGCTCCAGTCCGTCGCCCTGGCGGACGGCATGGAGGTGTTGGCCTGGGGGCGGGTCGGGGTGTACGAGCCCCGGGGCGACCTGCAGCTCGTGGTGGACCTGCTGGAGCCCCTGACCGGTCAGGGGGCCCTGCTACGGGAGTTCGAGGCCCGCAAGCGGCGGCTGGCGGCCGAGGGGTGGTTCTCGGCCGATCGGAAGCGACCGATCCCGTCCCTGCCCCGGGCCGTGGGGGTGGTCACGTCCCCCACCGGCGCGGCCCTGCGGGACGTGGTCCAGGTGCTGGGACGGCGGGCGCCCGGCATCCGGGTGGTGGTGTCGCCGGCGAGCGTCCAGGGCGACGGGGCGGCCCGGGAGCTGCGGGAGGCCCTGGAGGCGGCGGCCGCCCTGCCGGGGGTGGACGTGGTGCTGCTGGTGCGGGGAGGGGGGAGCCTGGAGGATCTCTGGCCGTTCAACGACGAGGACCTGGTGCGGGCCGTGGCCCGGAGCCCGGTGCCGGTGATCACCGGGGTGGGGCACGAGACCGACGTCACCCTGGTGGACTTCGCGGCCGACCTGAGGGCGCCCACCCCCTCGGCCGCGGCCGAGCTGGCCGCGGGCGAGTGGAGCCGGTGGGTCGAGACCCTGCGGCGGCACGAGGCCCGCCTGAACCAGGCCGTGGCCGCGCGGTTGCGGGAGCTTCGGGCGCGGCTCGGGGCGGCCGACCCGACCCGCCGGCCGCCCCGGTTCCTGGTGGACCGGCTCCGGCTGCGGGTCGACGGGCTCGCGGACCGGGCCGGCGCCGCGGTGGACCGCCGAGTGGGGGAGGCCCGCCAGGGACTGTCCGGCCTGGAGCTGCGGCTCCGGGCCGGGGATCCCCGGGCGCGGCTGGGGCGGTGGCGCGAAAGGGTGTCGCAGCTCTCGATGCGGCTCCACCGGGGCATGGCCGAGGGCGTGGACCGCCGCCGTCGGACCGTGACGGCCCTGGCGAACCGGGCCGAGGCCCTGGGGCCCTACCGGGTGCTGGCCCGGGGGTACGCCCTGGTGCGGGACGAGGCGGGTCGGGTGGTGCGGGACGCCGGGGGCTGCCGTCTGGGGCAGCCCTTGGCGGTGACCCTGGCCCGGGGCGGGCTCGACGTGGAGGTGACCGGGGTCACCGGACCGGCGGATGACGGGGCGCGCCTTTCCCTCGGCCAAGGCAGGGGACCTGATTCCGGCCGCGCGCGAAGCCGGGCATGA
- a CDS encoding RNA polymerase factor sigma-32, which translates to MDEERSREAVAEDEPETEPEGPGSDEQAEAEEGSGEGESYFDEAELPAVVSTDLVEAGPLQQYMAEISRYPLLTPEEEKALAVRYREQGDVRAAYTLVLANLRLVVKIAYEFRRNFANLMDLIQEGNIGLMRAVEKFDPYRGVKLSSYAAWWIRAYMIRYILNNWSLVKIGTTQNQRRLFFNLKKAKQELEAAGFKPEPRLIAARLNVREDEVIEMEKRLSGSDVSLDAPLDDDSDASRLDFVADDEADVSEALAERDFLDRVRHRIQEFRETLGDRQRAILDRRLLADDPVTLRELGEEFGVSRERVRQLEADLLKKLRRFLEEDPGVREVYAE; encoded by the coding sequence ATGGACGAAGAACGCAGCCGAGAGGCCGTTGCCGAGGACGAGCCCGAGACCGAGCCCGAAGGCCCCGGGTCCGACGAGCAGGCCGAGGCCGAAGAGGGATCCGGCGAGGGGGAGAGTTATTTCGACGAGGCCGAGCTGCCGGCGGTGGTGTCCACCGACCTGGTGGAGGCCGGGCCGCTCCAGCAGTACATGGCCGAGATCAGCCGCTACCCCCTGCTGACCCCCGAGGAGGAAAAGGCCCTGGCCGTGCGGTACCGCGAGCAGGGGGACGTGCGGGCCGCCTACACCCTGGTGCTGGCGAACCTGCGGCTGGTGGTGAAGATCGCCTACGAGTTCCGCCGCAACTTCGCCAACCTGATGGACCTGATCCAGGAGGGCAACATCGGGCTGATGCGGGCCGTGGAGAAGTTCGACCCCTACCGGGGGGTCAAGCTGTCCTCGTACGCGGCCTGGTGGATCCGGGCGTACATGATCCGGTACATCCTCAACAACTGGTCCCTGGTGAAGATCGGCACCACCCAGAACCAGCGCCGGCTGTTCTTCAACCTGAAGAAGGCCAAGCAGGAGCTGGAGGCGGCCGGGTTCAAGCCCGAGCCCCGGTTGATCGCGGCCCGGCTCAACGTGCGCGAGGACGAGGTGATCGAGATGGAGAAGCGCCTGTCCGGGTCGGACGTGTCGCTCGACGCCCCCCTCGACGACGACTCGGACGCCTCGCGGCTCGACTTCGTGGCCGACGACGAGGCGGACGTGAGCGAGGCCTTGGCCGAGCGGGACTTCCTGGACCGGGTGCGTCATCGGATCCAGGAGTTCCGCGAGACCTTGGGGGATCGCCAGCGGGCCATCCTGGACCGGCGGCTCCTCGCCGACGACCCGGTGACCCTGCGGGAGCTGGGCGAGGAGTTCGGGGTGAGCCGGGAGCGGGTGCGCCAGCTCGAGGCCGATCTCCTGAAGAAGCTCCGCAGGTTCCTCGAGGAGGACCCGGGCGTGCGGGAGGTGTACGCTGAGTAG